A region from the Prionailurus viverrinus isolate Anna chromosome E2, UM_Priviv_1.0, whole genome shotgun sequence genome encodes:
- the LOC125152971 gene encoding zinc finger protein 813-like, translating to MKDEMASSQGLLTFRDVAIEFSQDEWGCLNQSQRELYRDVMLETCGHLLFLAISSHGTQNLLPKPCIETSSQNVSLGTGKHHAFENLHLMINWDSSRKNEVHQKFHEGRGPIERTAHNKNFTATSSEGHKTSWKTALFTSTICAKQCASVSRSSNQTCKHTYLCNENLEHLESYPIHTENNALNHCESGIGLTFQSNSSKTQRFKNEDKSPRTSQFGRYFTEEVTLQHYQYIFKGDTLAQYSESETQSNQGSHVIKCLRTSLQENHFEPNKDEEVFYPNSKCTNSKSTQRGEITSKYDECGKALKQSSSIADHQRIRGGENPYTGNKSGNMFSQSLSLNTCKTSGTGEKRYICKECGKTFDRHSTLSQHQQTHTAKKIDKCEQGGQTIKGGSSLHAHSQIHIAQKPYKCQECGKAFNQQSSLTQHHRIHTGEKPHKCQECGKVFSQQSSLSQHHKTHTGEKPHKCQECGKSFKWHSYLNQHHRIHTGEKPYQCQECGKAFSQQSSLTQHHRMHTGEKPYKCQECGKAFSRQSSLSKHHRVHTGEKPYQCQECGKVFSQQSCLRQHHRMHTGEKPHKCQECGKAFSQQSSLIQHHRMHTGQKPYQCQECGKAFTRSSLLTQHHRIHTGEKPHKCQDCGKAFSEYSTLTRHHRIHTGEKPYQCQECGKSFIQNSHLSKHHRTHTGEKPYKCQMWLGL from the coding sequence CTATATCTTCACATGGCACCCAGAACCTCCTGCCAAAACCATGCATAGAAACCTCTTCACAAAATGTGTCACTGGGTACAGGGAAACATCATGCCTTTGAGAATTTACACTTAATGATAAACTGGGACAGTAGTAGAAAGAATGAAGTGCATCAGAAGTTTCATGAAGGACGTGGTCCAATTGAGAGGACTGCCCATAACAAGAACTTCACGGCCACAAGCAGTGAAGGACATAAAACATCTTGGAAAACCGCCCTTTTTACATCCACTATTTGTGCAAAGCAGTGTGCATCTGTAAGCAGAAGTTCCAATCAAACATGCAAACATACATATTTGTGCAACGAAAATTTGGAACATTTGGAAAGTTACCCCATCCACACTGAAAACAATGCTTTGAACCATTGTGAAAGTGGGATTGGATTGACCTTTCAGTCAAATAGTTCTAAAACTCAGAGattcaaaaatgaagataaaagtcCTAGGACGTCTCAATTTGGGAGGtacttcacagaggaggtgacccTACAACATTACCAGTACATTTTCAAAGGAGATACACTGGCTCAATACAGTGAATCTGAGACACAGTCTAACCAGGGATCCCATGTTATCAAATGTCTGAGGACTTCTCTGCAAGAAAACCATTTTGAACCTAATAAAGATGAGGAAGTCTTTTACCCAAACTCCAAATGTACCAATAGTAAGAGTACACAGAGGGGAGAAATTACTTCTAAATAtgatgaatgtgggaaagctCTGAAGCAGTCCTCCAGTATTGCTGATCATCAAAGGATTCGTGGGGGGGAGAACCCATACACAGGTAACAAATCTGGAAACATGTTTAGTCAATCATTAAGTCTAAATACCTGTAAGACAAGTGGTACTGGAGAGAAAAGGTACATTTGCAAGGAATGTGGCAAAACCTTTGACAGACACTCAACACTATCTCAACATCAGCAAACACATACTGCaaagaaaattgacaaatgtGAACAAGGTGGTCAAACCATTAAGGGTGGGTCATCACTTCACGCACACAGTCAAATCCATATTGCacagaaaccttacaaatgtcaagaatgtggcaaggcctttaacCAGCAATCATCCCTTACTCAGCATCACAGaatccacactggagagaaacctcacaaatgtcaagaatgtggCAAGGTCTTTAGCCAGCAATCATCCCTTAGTCAACATCACAAAAcgcatactggagagaaacctcacaaatgtcaagaatgtggTAAGTCCTTTAAATGGCACTCATACCTTAAtcaacatcacagaattcatactggagagaaaccttaccaatgtcaagaatgtggcaaggcctttagcCAGCAATCATCCCTTACTCAGCATCACAGAAtgcatactggagagaaaccttacaaatgtcaagaatgtggcaaggcctttagcCGGCAGTCATCCCTGAGTAAGCATCATAGAGtgcatactggagagaaaccttaccaatgtcaAGAATGTGGCAAGGTCTTTAGCCAGCAATCGTGCCTTAGACAGCATCACAGAAtgcatactggagagaaacctcaCAAATGTCAAGAGTGTGGCAAGGCCTTTAGCCAGCAATCATCCCTTATTCAACATCATAGAATGCATACTGGacagaaaccttaccaatgtcaagaatgtggaaaagcctttaccCGTTCCTCACTACTCACtcaacatcacagaattcataccGGAGAGAAACCTCACAAATGTCAAGACTGTGGCAAGGCCTTTAGTGAATACTCAACCCTGACTCGGCATCACAGAATCCATACTGGggagaaaccttaccaatgtcaAGAATGTGGCAAGTCCTTTATCCAAAACTCACACCTTAGTAAACATCACAGAACtcatactggagaaaaacctTACAAATGTCAAATGTGGCTAGGCCTTTAA